Proteins from one uncultured Anaeromusa sp. genomic window:
- the nrdD gene encoding anaerobic ribonucleoside-triphosphate reductase has translation MFTMIRKRDGREVSFDETKITDAIFRAAKAVGGADRQMAMELTLDVLRFLKQKYNGGSFTVEDVQDTVEKILIEKGHAKTAKAYILYRYQRTRMRESQSELMDAVADILVETSRENANVSNSPSAKMLQIASAASKAYYLNRLIPEEMAQAHRRGDIHIHDLDFYGKTLTCVQIPLGKLLHSGFNNGHGFIRSPKRPASATALAAIILQSSQNDMHGGQSFAFFDRDMAPFMEQASEEEVYQAMEALIYNLNSMHSRAGAQVPFSSLNIGTDTSPAGRSVIKNVLLAYEKGLGRGENPIFPNIIFRIQEGVNFNPGDPNYDLFQLAMRVASQRLNPTFSFMDSSFNAPYGDQVGYMGCRTRTMANCCGPEVTDGRGNLSFTTINLPRLGIKAERDLMKFYQSLSDLIDLTCEQLYHRYQVQANLKVKDMPFLMGQHLYLESETLKPNDTIESVIKHGTLSVGFIGLAETLIALTGAHHGEDEESRALGEEIVSFMRDKVDKAIDKYGLNYSLLATPAEGLSGRFLRMDRKEYGIIPGVTDRDYYTNSFHVPVYYPINAFEKVRIEGPYHKMTNAGHISYVEFSSPPVNNLAAVEAVLRHMKDNDFGYAGINFPVDFCQKCGYLGVIETESCPSCSATSVRRVRRITGYLSTTERFNDSKQQELNERVSHFRK, from the coding sequence ATGTTCACAATGATTCGGAAAAGAGATGGCCGGGAAGTTTCTTTTGATGAGACGAAAATTACCGATGCTATTTTTAGGGCGGCGAAAGCCGTAGGCGGTGCGGACCGGCAAATGGCAATGGAACTGACGTTGGACGTGTTGCGCTTTTTAAAGCAAAAATATAATGGCGGCAGTTTTACCGTAGAAGATGTTCAGGATACGGTTGAAAAAATTCTGATTGAAAAAGGACATGCCAAAACGGCCAAAGCTTATATTTTGTATCGATATCAGCGGACGCGGATGCGCGAGTCCCAGTCGGAGCTGATGGATGCTGTGGCTGATATTCTAGTGGAGACCAGTCGGGAAAACGCTAATGTTTCTAATTCGCCGTCGGCGAAAATGCTGCAGATTGCTTCTGCGGCGAGTAAGGCCTACTATTTGAATCGTTTAATTCCTGAAGAAATGGCTCAAGCGCACCGACGCGGAGATATCCATATTCACGATCTGGATTTTTACGGCAAAACCCTGACTTGCGTGCAAATCCCGTTGGGAAAATTACTGCATTCCGGTTTTAATAACGGTCATGGCTTTATTCGCTCTCCGAAGCGGCCAGCCAGTGCGACCGCGTTGGCCGCGATTATCTTGCAAAGCAGTCAGAATGATATGCATGGCGGACAAAGCTTTGCTTTTTTTGATCGCGATATGGCGCCGTTTATGGAGCAGGCTAGTGAAGAAGAAGTCTATCAAGCCATGGAGGCATTGATTTACAACCTCAATTCCATGCACAGCCGAGCTGGAGCGCAGGTTCCTTTTTCCAGTTTGAATATCGGCACTGATACGTCGCCGGCTGGTCGCAGTGTAATCAAAAATGTTCTCTTAGCTTATGAAAAAGGTTTGGGACGAGGTGAAAATCCGATTTTCCCGAACATCATTTTCCGAATTCAAGAGGGCGTTAACTTTAATCCTGGTGATCCCAACTATGATTTGTTTCAATTAGCTATGCGCGTAGCTTCCCAGAGATTGAATCCTACGTTTAGTTTTATGGATTCTTCTTTTAACGCACCTTACGGGGATCAGGTTGGCTATATGGGGTGTCGCACCCGGACGATGGCGAACTGTTGCGGACCGGAGGTTACCGACGGCAGAGGCAATCTCAGCTTTACTACCATTAATCTGCCGCGCTTGGGCATCAAGGCGGAACGGGATTTGATGAAGTTCTATCAAAGTTTGTCCGATTTGATCGATTTGACCTGCGAGCAGCTGTATCATCGCTATCAAGTGCAGGCGAATTTAAAAGTCAAAGACATGCCATTTTTGATGGGGCAGCATTTATATTTGGAATCGGAAACACTCAAACCGAACGATACAATTGAATCGGTGATTAAACACGGTACCTTGTCGGTAGGTTTTATCGGGTTGGCGGAAACCTTGATTGCTCTTACCGGCGCTCACCATGGCGAGGACGAAGAATCAAGGGCTTTAGGAGAAGAGATTGTCTCTTTTATGCGTGATAAAGTCGACAAGGCGATTGATAAGTACGGCTTGAATTATTCTTTGCTGGCTACGCCTGCAGAAGGCCTGTCCGGTCGTTTTTTGCGCATGGACCGTAAAGAGTATGGCATCATTCCTGGCGTGACGGATCGCGATTATTATACGAACTCGTTCCATGTACCTGTATATTATCCGATTAATGCCTTTGAAAAGGTGCGCATTGAAGGCCCTTACCACAAAATGACCAATGCCGGCCACATCAGTTATGTGGAATTTAGTTCGCCGCCGGTTAATAATTTAGCAGCGGTGGAAGCAGTGTTGCGGCATATGAAGGATAATGACTTTGGCTATGCGGGTATTAATTTTCCTGTGGATTTTTGCCAAAAGTGCGGTTATTTAGGGGTTATTGAGACTGAGTCCTGCCCATCCTGCAGCGCTACTTCGGTGCGGCGCGTGCGTCGGATTACCGGCTATTTGAGTACTACCGAACGGTTTAATGATTCCAAACAACAGGAACTCAATGAACGTGTCAGTCATTTTCGGAAATGA
- the nrdG gene encoding anaerobic ribonucleoside-triphosphate reductase activating protein — translation MIRCADILDESIVDGEGIRLAVFLQGCPRRCEGCHNPALLPVDGGTEWEEGCLVQEILKRLTPLHKGITFSGGDPLLQAEALEIVLAELRMRRSEMDIWLYTGYVYEEISHLPALRWVDVLVDGPFVQSERDLTLPYRGSRNQRILDVRKSREAGCAVAYVLAAR, via the coding sequence ATGATTCGGTGTGCGGATATTCTAGATGAATCCATTGTAGATGGTGAAGGAATCCGGCTTGCGGTATTTTTGCAGGGTTGTCCAAGACGCTGTGAGGGTTGCCACAATCCGGCGCTCCTTCCGGTTGACGGCGGTACGGAGTGGGAAGAAGGCTGCCTGGTACAAGAGATTTTGAAGCGGCTGACCCCCTTGCATAAGGGGATTACCTTTAGTGGCGGCGATCCCCTGCTGCAGGCGGAAGCGCTTGAAATTGTGCTGGCTGAACTGCGCATGCGGCGTTCGGAGATGGATATCTGGCTTTATACGGGCTATGTATATGAGGAAATCAGCCATTTGCCGGCTTTGCGCTGGGTGGATGTGCTAGTTGACGGCCCTTTTGTGCAAAGTGAAAGGGATTTGACCTTGCCATATCGCGGTTCGCGCAATCAACGGATTTTGGATGTGCGTAAAAGCCGTGAGGCTGGCTGCGCCGTGGCGTATGTATTGGCGGCGCGCTAA
- a CDS encoding PolC-type DNA polymerase III, translated as MHQYCIIPESQESFLQFLQPLVLPQEEKTRLCSARIAKVDVNTQDLSWVVHLEVERLLAAQTLQQLSQSLCQCCGLKTVRFVQLPGRLEDYLQLHWPDVCELVSGTQPALKRLLTSSGWEWKDDCLTLNLQGSLAAELAESQNVAAKLQRWIEESFQRQCRVFCNITQAELVAAQPEEALTPEYLAALEMVQEQQKSGGEGTGKKSSIYFGRSLSKEKVQPLSLIQDEEKSVIVEGELSQVDIRELRTGRFLMTFDVGDPLGGIAGKVFFDDGESCRKAVGDVKDGLRVRLRGKVQYDKFSNDLVLFADSMNRADKALRQDENVEKRIELHAHTRMSNMDGMVSAKELIKTAARWGHPAIAITDHGVVQSFPEAQKVAGDCGIKVIYGMEGYLFEHDINQARHIVILAKNQVGLRNLYRLVSISHLKYLHRTPRIPRSVLVEHREGLILGSACEAGELIQAIVHQASESELLRIAEFYDYLEIQPIGNNAFLVREGIVPDEEGLRNINRKVCELAKKVGKPVVATGDVHFLNPEDEVYRRILMAGKGFSDADHQPPLYMHTTEEMLTEFSYLGKAKAKEVVIEAPLQVSSWIDDFKPIPNRLFAPEIPGAEESIRSMSYAKAREWYGEELPKLVEERLEFELKSIIGNGFAVLYLIAHKLVKKSLDDGYLVGSRGSVGSSFVATMSGITEVNPLPPHWRCEHCLYSEFLTDGSYGGGFDLPDKDCPQCGKRLRKDGQDIPFAVFMGFNGDKVPDIDLNFSGDYQPVAHKYTEELFGKDNVFRAGTIATVADKTAYGFVKNYFNDRGQNPRNAHINCLVSGCTGVRRTTGQHPGGITVVPRDMDVHQFTPIQRPADDKNSGTITTHFDYHSIDACLVKLDILGHDDPTVIRMLEDLTGIDAKTIPFDDPVTMSLFSSTDAVGLTPKELMGSPVATFGIPEFGTKFVRQMLEDTLPTTFSELVRISGFSHGTDVWLNNAQDLIKDGTAKLSEAISARDDIMIYLIHKGVEPSVAFKIMEGVRKGKGITPENVAKMKEKNVPDWYVESCQKIKYMFPKAHAVAYVMMAFRIAWFKVHHPLAFYAAYFTVRATEFDAARIVGDKGSLKKEMDVIEAQGKEASAKDKALFTIMEMAMEMYLRGFTFKRIDLYESDADKFRIVDGALLPPLGALQGVGGSAALNLVASRCADRPFTSQEDLKSRSRVSSAVIEALRNHGCLEGLPESNQLMLFG; from the coding sequence ATGCATCAGTATTGTATTATACCGGAAAGCCAAGAGTCGTTTTTGCAGTTTTTGCAGCCCTTGGTTTTGCCGCAAGAAGAAAAAACCAGGCTGTGTTCGGCTAGGATCGCCAAGGTGGATGTGAATACGCAAGACTTGTCTTGGGTTGTGCATTTGGAGGTAGAGCGCCTGTTGGCGGCGCAGACGCTGCAGCAGCTATCCCAAAGCCTATGCCAATGCTGCGGCTTAAAAACAGTGCGTTTTGTGCAGCTGCCTGGACGGCTTGAGGACTATCTGCAATTGCATTGGCCGGATGTTTGCGAGTTGGTTTCTGGAACTCAGCCGGCCCTGAAAAGGCTGCTAACGTCTTCCGGCTGGGAATGGAAAGACGATTGTCTCACTCTGAATTTGCAAGGGTCTTTGGCAGCGGAATTAGCAGAAAGCCAAAATGTGGCCGCGAAGCTGCAGCGTTGGATTGAAGAAAGCTTTCAACGTCAATGTCGCGTTTTTTGCAACATTACACAGGCGGAACTGGTTGCGGCGCAACCGGAGGAAGCATTGACTCCAGAATACCTAGCCGCCTTAGAAATGGTACAGGAGCAGCAAAAAAGCGGCGGCGAAGGAACTGGGAAAAAGAGCAGTATCTATTTTGGACGATCTTTATCTAAAGAAAAGGTACAGCCTTTGTCGCTGATTCAAGATGAGGAGAAATCCGTTATTGTCGAAGGCGAATTGAGTCAGGTCGATATTCGCGAATTGCGGACCGGACGATTTCTGATGACCTTTGATGTAGGGGATCCCTTAGGCGGCATTGCTGGCAAGGTGTTTTTTGACGATGGAGAAAGCTGCCGCAAAGCAGTGGGTGATGTGAAGGACGGTTTGCGAGTTCGCTTGCGGGGCAAGGTACAGTATGATAAATTCAGCAATGATCTTGTTTTGTTTGCTGACAGCATGAATCGCGCGGATAAAGCCTTGCGTCAAGATGAAAACGTGGAAAAACGAATTGAACTGCATGCGCATACGCGGATGAGCAATATGGACGGCATGGTATCGGCGAAAGAGCTGATTAAAACGGCGGCGCGCTGGGGACATCCGGCCATTGCAATTACCGACCATGGCGTTGTGCAGTCTTTTCCAGAAGCGCAGAAGGTGGCGGGAGACTGCGGCATCAAAGTGATTTACGGGATGGAAGGGTATTTATTCGAGCATGATATCAACCAGGCGCGGCATATTGTGATTTTGGCGAAAAATCAAGTGGGGCTGCGCAATTTATATCGCTTGGTTTCCATTTCTCATTTGAAGTACTTGCATCGCACGCCGCGTATTCCGCGTTCCGTATTGGTGGAGCATAGGGAAGGGCTTATTTTGGGTTCGGCCTGCGAGGCGGGTGAGTTGATTCAGGCAATCGTGCATCAGGCATCGGAAAGCGAGCTGCTTAGAATTGCCGAGTTTTACGACTACCTAGAGATACAGCCTATCGGGAATAATGCGTTCTTAGTGCGGGAAGGTATTGTGCCGGACGAGGAAGGGCTGCGCAATATTAATCGCAAAGTGTGCGAATTGGCTAAAAAAGTTGGCAAGCCTGTGGTGGCTACGGGCGATGTGCATTTTCTAAACCCGGAGGATGAAGTATACCGGCGCATTTTGATGGCGGGTAAAGGCTTTTCTGATGCGGATCATCAGCCGCCTCTTTATATGCATACTACCGAGGAAATGCTGACGGAATTTTCTTATTTAGGAAAAGCCAAAGCCAAAGAAGTGGTTATTGAAGCGCCGCTGCAGGTGTCTTCGTGGATCGACGATTTCAAACCCATTCCCAACCGTCTGTTTGCGCCTGAAATCCCGGGCGCGGAAGAGAGTATTCGTTCTATGTCCTATGCCAAGGCGCGGGAATGGTACGGCGAGGAACTGCCTAAATTGGTAGAAGAGCGTCTGGAGTTTGAGCTGAAATCCATTATTGGCAACGGTTTTGCCGTGTTGTATCTGATTGCGCATAAGCTGGTGAAAAAATCGCTGGACGATGGCTATTTGGTAGGTTCCAGGGGTTCAGTAGGTTCTTCCTTTGTAGCGACCATGAGCGGCATTACGGAGGTAAACCCCTTGCCGCCGCATTGGCGTTGTGAACACTGCTTGTACAGCGAATTTCTTACCGACGGCAGCTACGGGGGCGGCTTTGACTTGCCGGATAAAGATTGCCCGCAGTGCGGCAAACGCCTGCGCAAAGACGGACAAGATATTCCTTTTGCTGTTTTCATGGGCTTTAACGGCGACAAGGTTCCTGATATTGACTTGAATTTTTCAGGAGATTATCAACCAGTAGCTCATAAGTATACCGAGGAGCTTTTTGGTAAAGACAATGTGTTTCGCGCCGGCACCATTGCCACGGTGGCGGACAAGACTGCCTACGGCTTTGTGAAGAACTATTTTAATGACCGGGGTCAAAATCCTCGTAATGCGCATATCAATTGTCTTGTCAGCGGCTGTACCGGCGTGCGGCGCACGACAGGGCAGCATCCTGGCGGCATTACCGTTGTGCCCCGGGATATGGACGTACATCAGTTTACGCCCATCCAGCGGCCGGCGGACGATAAAAATTCCGGAACCATAACTACTCATTTTGATTATCACTCCATTGACGCTTGCTTGGTTAAGCTAGATATTCTGGGACACGACGATCCGACGGTCATTCGCATGCTGGAGGATTTAACCGGTATTGACGCCAAAACCATTCCCTTTGACGATCCGGTAACGATGAGCCTTTTTTCTAGTACCGATGCAGTCGGTCTGACTCCGAAAGAACTGATGGGCAGCCCGGTGGCGACCTTTGGCATACCGGAATTTGGCACGAAGTTTGTACGGCAGATGCTGGAAGACACGCTGCCGACAACGTTTAGTGAATTGGTGCGCATCTCCGGCTTTTCCCATGGTACCGATGTTTGGCTGAATAATGCACAAGACTTGATTAAGGACGGTACGGCCAAATTATCCGAAGCGATTTCCGCGCGGGATGACATCATGATTTACTTGATCCACAAGGGTGTAGAACCTTCGGTAGCTTTTAAGATCATGGAGGGCGTGCGTAAAGGGAAAGGCATTACTCCGGAGAATGTCGCAAAAATGAAAGAAAAAAATGTTCCGGATTGGTATGTAGAGTCTTGTCAGAAGATCAAATACATGTTTCCTAAGGCTCATGCGGTAGCGTATGTGATGATGGCCTTCCGCATCGCCTGGTTCAAAGTACACCATCCCTTGGCCTTTTATGCCGCTTACTTTACGGTGCGCGCCACGGAATTTGACGCTGCCCGTATTGTTGGGGATAAGGGAAGCCTGAAAAAAGAAATGGACGTCATTGAAGCGCAGGGAAAAGAGGCCTCGGCCAAGGATAAAGCGCTCTTTACAATCATGGAAATGGCGATGGAAATGTACTTGCGTGGATTTACCTTTAAACGAATTGATTTATATGAGTCCGATGCGGATAAGTTCCGCATTGTTGACGGGGCGCTGCTGCCGCCGCTGGGGGCGCTGCAAGGCGTGGGCGGCTCGGCGGCGTTGAACTTGGTTGCCAGCCGCTGTGCGGACAGACCTTTTACTTCGCAAGAGGATTTAAAGTCGCGTTCTCGTGTTTCCAGCGCTGTTATCGAAGCGCTGCGTAATCATGGCTGCTTGGAAGGATTGCCGGAAAGTAATCAATTGATGTTGTTTGGCTGA
- the tpx gene encoding thiol peroxidase, whose protein sequence is MEKRTGYLKMKGNPLTLLGRELKVGEKAPEFQALTQDLQPFSLSDTAGKLRVVSVVPSIDTPVCDAQTRFFNQDASKFPDVAILSISVDLPFAIKRYCAAQGIENLTTLSDHKALDFGSKYGFVIEELRLLSRGVIVIDKDDVIRYIQYVPNVEDAPDFDSALAAVKALS, encoded by the coding sequence ATGGAAAAGCGAACTGGTTACTTAAAAATGAAAGGAAACCCCTTGACCCTTTTGGGGCGGGAATTAAAAGTTGGTGAAAAGGCGCCGGAATTTCAAGCGCTCACGCAAGATTTACAGCCCTTCTCGCTGTCTGACACAGCCGGCAAGCTCCGTGTCGTTAGCGTAGTACCATCGATTGATACGCCTGTATGCGATGCACAGACACGGTTTTTCAATCAAGATGCATCCAAATTCCCGGATGTCGCCATTCTCTCCATCAGTGTGGATTTACCCTTCGCCATCAAGCGTTATTGCGCCGCTCAAGGCATCGAAAATCTTACCACCCTTTCGGACCACAAAGCCCTCGATTTTGGCTCTAAATACGGTTTTGTCATCGAAGAGCTGCGCCTGCTCTCCCGCGGCGTCATCGTCATCGACAAAGACGATGTCATTCGCTACATCCAGTATGTTCCCAATGTAGAAGACGCACCTGATTTCGACAGCGCCTTAGCGGCTGTAAAAGCGCTTTCTTAA
- a CDS encoding NAD(P)/FAD-dependent oxidoreductase, giving the protein MTTQKMDMLEKGAIVQRDRNTYAVAPHIPGGIILDPDVLHKIADVAKKYQAQALKLTMAQRIAIVGIKEEDIDKVWEELGMDKGHAIGLCVRSVKICPATHFCKRAQQDGVTLGLALDERYHGMELPSKFKIAVSGCVNACTEPVLKDIGIIGLPKGFTVLMGGNGGVKPRLGNEVAQGLNQEEVLALVDRIVTYYKANANKNERLGRMIDRLGLETVQGAIL; this is encoded by the coding sequence ATGACGACACAAAAAATGGACATGCTGGAAAAAGGCGCTATTGTACAACGGGATCGCAATACCTATGCTGTTGCGCCGCATATTCCCGGAGGCATTATTTTAGATCCAGATGTATTGCATAAGATTGCAGATGTTGCGAAAAAGTACCAGGCCCAGGCGCTGAAACTAACAATGGCGCAGCGTATTGCCATTGTTGGGATCAAAGAAGAGGATATTGACAAGGTTTGGGAGGAACTGGGCATGGACAAAGGGCATGCCATTGGCCTTTGCGTGCGCAGCGTAAAAATTTGTCCGGCTACGCATTTTTGCAAGCGGGCGCAGCAAGACGGAGTAACGCTGGGGTTGGCCTTGGACGAACGCTATCACGGCATGGAACTGCCTTCTAAATTTAAAATTGCAGTTTCCGGGTGTGTAAACGCTTGTACAGAGCCAGTGCTGAAAGATATCGGCATTATTGGCTTGCCGAAAGGGTTTACGGTGCTGATGGGGGGCAACGGAGGCGTAAAGCCTCGTTTGGGCAATGAAGTGGCCCAAGGCTTGAATCAAGAGGAAGTCCTTGCTTTAGTCGATCGGATTGTGACGTATTATAAAGCAAATGCCAATAAAAACGAACGTTTAGGACGTATGATTGATCGTTTGGGGTTGGAGACGGTGCAAGGGGCGATCTTATAG
- a CDS encoding M20 family metallo-hydrolase has translation MDQQWIVETINTIASMGADESGAANRLAFTVADKEARCYVASIMESLGMKVRIDAIGNVIGSLEGTEPQLPPVALGSHVDTVPHGGHYDGVVGVVGALAAVGRLKAAGPLRRTVEVIVFVAEESSRFSHSTMGSKAMTGSANLNAWERAVDSQGVTFPAALAAEGLSFENLKQCVIAEQTYQAYLELHIDQSKQLEERGAAVGVVEAIAAPTRFKMTVTGMAGHSGTTPMHDRYDALVSASELVLAIRNIANDHAEDDIVATVGNLKVYPGAMNVVPGKAELWVDLRGTDYEYIVESLQEIKDAALSIAEDYETPVTIEMLSADKPVAMDEELVAVAEKAAEEVGVEWMRSVSGAGHDAMNMAKITPAGMLFVRSRDGVSHHPDEYAAPEDIEAGVQVLTVMLRRLLA, from the coding sequence ATGGACCAACAGTGGATTGTGGAAACCATCAATACTATCGCCTCCATGGGGGCGGATGAGTCGGGTGCGGCCAATCGTTTGGCTTTTACGGTTGCCGATAAGGAAGCGCGGTGTTATGTCGCTTCTATAATGGAGTCTTTAGGCATGAAAGTGCGCATCGACGCCATCGGCAATGTGATTGGCAGTTTGGAGGGAACAGAGCCGCAGCTGCCGCCAGTGGCGCTGGGTTCGCACGTGGATACAGTGCCGCATGGCGGACACTATGACGGGGTTGTGGGCGTTGTGGGCGCTCTTGCCGCGGTAGGACGGTTGAAGGCGGCAGGCCCGCTGCGCCGCACGGTGGAAGTGATTGTCTTTGTTGCGGAAGAGTCTAGCCGGTTTTCTCACTCGACAATGGGCAGCAAAGCGATGACAGGCAGTGCTAATTTGAACGCTTGGGAGCGAGCTGTAGATAGTCAAGGGGTTACCTTTCCTGCGGCGTTAGCAGCGGAAGGGCTCTCTTTTGAAAATTTAAAGCAATGTGTAATAGCGGAGCAAACCTATCAAGCTTATTTGGAACTGCATATTGATCAAAGCAAGCAGCTTGAGGAACGCGGCGCTGCTGTGGGCGTTGTGGAGGCCATTGCCGCGCCGACGCGCTTTAAAATGACAGTGACCGGTATGGCCGGTCATTCGGGAACTACGCCTATGCATGATCGATATGATGCGTTGGTTAGTGCGTCGGAGTTGGTGCTGGCTATTCGTAATATTGCTAATGATCATGCGGAAGATGATATTGTGGCGACCGTTGGAAATCTCAAAGTCTATCCTGGCGCGATGAATGTAGTGCCGGGCAAGGCGGAATTGTGGGTGGATTTGCGCGGAACTGATTACGAATACATTGTGGAAAGTCTTCAGGAAATAAAAGACGCGGCTCTTTCTATCGCGGAAGATTACGAAACGCCAGTGACCATTGAAATGCTTTCGGCGGACAAACCGGTAGCGATGGATGAGGAATTGGTTGCGGTAGCGGAAAAAGCGGCGGAAGAAGTGGGCGTTGAGTGGATGCGTTCAGTCAGCGGCGCCGGACACGACGCTATGAATATGGCTAAGATTACACCGGCTGGCATGCTTTTCGTGCGTTCCCGCGATGGCGTCAGCCATCATCCTGATGAATACGCAGCTCCTGAAGATATTGAGGCTGGTGTGCAGGTGCTTACGGTTATGCTGCGCCGGCTGCTTGCCTAA
- a CDS encoding 3D domain-containing protein, which yields MRFLKQIVFFAFCGFFCMLSSVFAATAAPPVVRQEHQVVQQGMRGENVMRIQHLLANQGFYAAAVDGVFGPQTWQAVADFQSMSGLGVTGVVDAGTLSALERAQDQPGRFGRSMHMKATAYSRFDPGCGSYTARGNLLHKGLVAVDPHVIPLGTRLYIPGYGFAIADDTGGAIKGHVIDLAFDSHQEAINFGVRHITVYIL from the coding sequence TTGAGGTTTTTAAAGCAAATTGTGTTTTTTGCGTTCTGCGGCTTCTTCTGCATGTTGTCGTCGGTATTTGCGGCAACGGCGGCGCCGCCTGTGGTGCGCCAAGAACACCAGGTTGTACAGCAGGGTATGCGCGGGGAAAATGTCATGCGAATACAGCATCTTTTAGCCAATCAGGGATTTTATGCTGCTGCTGTGGATGGCGTATTCGGTCCGCAAACTTGGCAGGCGGTTGCTGATTTTCAAAGCATGAGCGGCCTGGGAGTGACCGGAGTGGTTGATGCAGGGACGCTGAGCGCCCTTGAAAGGGCTCAAGACCAGCCGGGGCGTTTTGGTCGGTCTATGCATATGAAGGCTACAGCGTATTCACGGTTCGACCCTGGCTGCGGCAGCTATACGGCTCGCGGTAATCTGCTGCACAAGGGCTTAGTGGCGGTAGATCCGCATGTAATTCCTTTGGGGACTAGACTGTATATTCCCGGATACGGCTTTGCCATAGCCGATGATACCGGCGGCGCCATTAAAGGCCATGTTATTGATTTGGCTTTTGACAGTCATCAAGAAGCTATCAATTTTGGCGTCAGACATATTACGGTGTACATTTTATAA
- a CDS encoding alpha/beta hydrolase produces the protein MENRLLEEVCIVGPRRELQAVVHYPQGVAAQEASWLVMSHGFRGSKDGHGRAVELAEQVSARGMGVVRFDFTPCESLDRQVEELLCVTGWMQRQGWMSLVLLGRSMGGCASLMAASQLGKRVKGLCLWATPSDLQATFQNALSLAVYRQLQQGSSVNLQDEWGNLHLEPDFIGGFATLNLPAKLTALGSLPLLVLHGTEDELAPAEQACAYADVAKGPCKLVVLEGADHRFSEHFKESAAAVVAWLGSWYTKISN, from the coding sequence ATGGAAAATAGGTTATTGGAAGAAGTATGTATTGTCGGACCGCGGCGTGAGCTGCAGGCGGTTGTACATTATCCGCAAGGCGTAGCCGCGCAAGAGGCTTCTTGGCTGGTAATGAGCCATGGCTTTCGCGGTTCTAAGGACGGACATGGCCGGGCTGTGGAATTGGCTGAGCAGGTGAGCGCCAGAGGCATGGGCGTAGTTCGCTTTGATTTTACGCCGTGTGAGTCTTTGGACAGGCAGGTAGAAGAACTTCTTTGCGTAACCGGGTGGATGCAGCGCCAAGGCTGGATGTCATTGGTTCTTTTAGGCCGCAGTATGGGCGGTTGTGCCTCTCTTATGGCAGCCAGCCAGCTGGGCAAGCGAGTGAAGGGGCTTTGCTTATGGGCGACTCCTAGTGATTTGCAGGCGACCTTTCAAAATGCTTTGAGCCTGGCAGTGTATAGGCAGTTGCAGCAAGGAAGCAGCGTGAATTTGCAGGACGAATGGGGCAACCTTCATTTGGAACCGGATTTTATTGGCGGCTTTGCAACGCTGAACTTGCCTGCAAAGTTGACGGCGTTGGGCTCATTGCCCTTGCTCGTTTTGCATGGAACAGAGGACGAATTGGCGCCGGCAGAGCAGGCGTGCGCTTATGCGGATGTTGCCAAGGGTCCCTGTAAACTAGTGGTTTTAGAAGGAGCGGATCATCGTTTTAGCGAGCATTTTAAGGAAAGCGCAGCGGCGGTAGTGGCCTGGCTGGGGTCATGGTATACAAAAATATCCAATTAA